One Qiania dongpingensis genomic window carries:
- a CDS encoding ATP-binding cassette domain-containing protein: protein MLLEVRHLNKQYSSGLLKRQVVNPVQDISFQIEAGSTFGLMGNSGCGKTTLSRIILRLIPADSGQILFEGTDITKCSGKYLKTIRPKMQMIFQHPESSLNPLMNIKNNLLEPFKIHKLYDKERREEEIREKLALVGLPEGLLSHYPHEISGGEAQRVVIARALTMDVRFFVLDEPTSMLDVSVQAQIMNLFRDLQKRLGLTYLFISHDLEVVRWISTHIGFMNGGKLVEQGKTEEIIENPKIEFTKNFINSF from the coding sequence ATGCTGCTGGAAGTCCGGCATCTGAATAAACAGTACAGCTCCGGGCTGTTAAAGAGACAAGTGGTAAATCCTGTCCAGGATATATCGTTTCAAATTGAAGCAGGATCCACTTTCGGCTTGATGGGAAACAGCGGCTGCGGAAAGACCACATTATCTCGAATAATTCTGCGCCTGATTCCCGCGGACAGTGGTCAGATCCTGTTCGAGGGGACTGATATCACTAAGTGCTCTGGCAAATATTTGAAGACTATCCGGCCGAAAATGCAGATGATTTTTCAGCATCCGGAATCCTCCCTGAATCCTCTGATGAATATAAAAAATAACTTGCTGGAACCATTTAAGATTCACAAGCTGTATGACAAAGAAAGAAGAGAAGAGGAGATTCGTGAAAAGCTTGCCCTCGTGGGGCTTCCAGAAGGTCTTCTGTCACATTATCCCCATGAGATTAGCGGAGGAGAAGCTCAGCGTGTTGTAATCGCACGGGCGCTGACCATGGATGTTCGATTCTTTGTTTTGGATGAACCGACTTCCATGCTGGATGTTTCGGTCCAGGCGCAGATCATGAATTTATTCAGAGACCTGCAGAAACGATTGGGCCTGACATATCTGTTCATTTCCCATGACCTGGAGGTGGTGCGGTGGATCAGTACTCATATAGGCTTTATGAACGGAGGAAAACTGGTTGAACAGGGAAAAACAGAAGAAATAATAGAAAATCCCAAAATAGAATTTACAAAGAATTTTATCAATAGTTTTTGA
- a CDS encoding ABC transporter ATP-binding protein, whose protein sequence is MAENIILEDLTVSFGNGNVVNHISTVFQSGYITGLLGESGSGKSVLGMSVIGLLPSNAKQSGRILFGNRNLLALTQKQLRGIRGKRIGLIPQNPADSLNPARRIGPQMTEAVRVNIKKKKEAKKKANLLLQTFGFLDSAPILRNYSFQLSGGMKQRVLSAMGLACDPEWVIADEPTKGLDAALRGQVCSLLNEISRKKGKSMLIITHDLMLAEKSCQWLMVLYQGRIMEEGNTEEVLHHPLHPYTEGLLSAQPSHGMHSIPYAASKKGGNSGCEFSDRCPKASKICCEADPPVIVLNGHRKVRCHYAAGSPASE, encoded by the coding sequence ATGGCAGAAAACATCATTCTTGAAGATTTAACGGTGTCCTTTGGCAATGGAAATGTGGTGAATCATATTTCAACTGTTTTTCAGTCCGGATATATTACCGGACTGCTTGGAGAGAGCGGAAGCGGAAAATCGGTGCTGGGAATGTCCGTTATCGGATTGCTGCCTTCCAATGCGAAGCAGTCGGGCAGGATTCTTTTCGGAAATCGGAATCTGCTCGCTCTGACTCAGAAGCAGCTGAGAGGAATTCGTGGGAAGAGGATAGGATTGATTCCCCAAAATCCGGCAGACTCTCTGAATCCAGCCAGAAGGATTGGGCCGCAGATGACAGAGGCTGTACGAGTAAATATTAAAAAGAAAAAAGAAGCAAAAAAGAAAGCGAATCTACTGCTGCAAACATTCGGGTTTCTAGATTCGGCCCCCATTTTGAGAAATTATTCGTTTCAGCTGAGCGGAGGAATGAAGCAGCGTGTCCTATCCGCAATGGGTCTTGCCTGTGATCCGGAATGGGTGATTGCAGATGAACCGACAAAGGGCCTGGATGCCGCGCTGCGCGGACAAGTTTGCAGTCTTTTGAATGAAATATCCAGGAAAAAAGGAAAAAGTATGCTGATTATCACCCACGATCTGATGCTTGCGGAAAAATCCTGCCAGTGGCTGATGGTGCTCTATCAAGGCCGAATCATGGAGGAAGGAAATACAGAGGAAGTCTTACACCATCCGCTCCACCCTTATACGGAAGGGCTCTTATCGGCACAGCCATCTCATGGGATGCACTCCATTCCCTATGCAGCTTCCAAAAAGGGCGGGAACAGCGGCTGTGAGTTTTCAGACCGCTGTCCCAAAGCCTCCAAAATCTGCTGCGAAGCTGATCCCCCAGTAATCGTCTTGAATGGACACAGAAAGGTAAGGTGCCATTATGCTGCTGGAAGTCCGGCATCTGAATAA
- a CDS encoding ABC transporter permease: MIRKGHWYVDGVTMLALTLMGIILLGSVFAPLLARYSPTAINMEESLQGISPAHPLGTDYLGRDLLSRVLYGGRVSVLTAVAATALSMLLGMAVGILAGYFGGVADAVITCLTSIFQGLPGTSMMIAVSAIMGPGVQSLLAALVINSWAGFSRIVRENVLSLREQTYVEGARCLGAGRFHIIIRYIIPNMLPDVIVLFTTRIGGAVLSIAALSFLGLGIQPPTPDWGMMISEARTYFRTSPMLIIAPGACIIFLSFGINYLGEMFRNHFDIKSQTIRQD; encoded by the coding sequence ATGATTCGAAAAGGACATTGGTATGTGGACGGAGTAACGATGCTTGCTCTTACCCTGATGGGAATCATTTTGCTTGGCAGTGTATTTGCCCCGCTTCTTGCCCGGTACAGCCCTACAGCAATCAATATGGAAGAGAGTCTGCAGGGAATATCTCCCGCGCATCCGCTGGGGACTGATTATTTGGGCCGCGACCTACTTTCCCGTGTGTTATACGGCGGAAGAGTATCTGTGCTGACCGCAGTAGCTGCCACAGCTCTTTCCATGCTTTTAGGAATGGCGGTGGGAATCCTGGCCGGTTATTTCGGGGGAGTTGCAGATGCGGTGATAACTTGCCTGACAAGTATCTTTCAGGGACTTCCAGGCACAAGTATGATGATTGCCGTGTCCGCCATTATGGGACCAGGGGTGCAGAGTCTGCTGGCAGCTTTAGTGATCAATTCCTGGGCGGGGTTTTCCAGAATAGTCCGGGAAAATGTATTGAGTCTTAGGGAACAGACTTATGTGGAAGGCGCCCGCTGCCTGGGAGCCGGCCGTTTCCATATCATCATCCGCTATATCATTCCCAACATGCTCCCTGATGTCATCGTTTTATTTACCACCAGGATAGGAGGAGCCGTTTTGTCCATCGCCGCTCTCAGTTTTCTCGGTCTCGGCATCCAGCCGCCCACGCCAGACTGGGGAATGATGATCAGCGAAGCCAGAACATATTTCCGGACCTCTCCTATGCTGATCATTGCTCCAGGCGCCTGTATTATTTTTCTGTCCTTCGGCATCAACTATCTGGGAGAAATGTTCCGGAATCATTTTGACATAAAAAGCCAGACCATTCGGCAGGACTAG
- a CDS encoding ABC transporter permease yields the protein MILKYLGRRLLLTIPVLFGITLLAFLLGVLSPGNPAEIALSGGGEYAVTEKQISSIEEEMGLDKSYPAQYLSWIRGVLKGDWGTSFRTKKPVRDELFSRFGITLKLAVCAIFLTVAVGISLGILGAARRGRFIDKAGQGLSVLFLSIPSFWAAILLIHIFSERLHLLPTSGQDSWRHMVLPVIALSLNTTGTTIRLMRSSMLGELGKQYITAARGKGISERIVFLKHALINSLAPVVTLLGNYLGGILGGVVVVESVFAINGIGKFALDSIAVRDYPALQGYVLITGTAFVIIHMLVDLICYFLNPQIRLGEGETV from the coding sequence ATGATTCTTAAATATTTGGGCAGACGGCTGCTGCTTACGATACCGGTACTTTTCGGAATTACTCTTCTTGCTTTTCTGCTTGGTGTCCTGAGTCCCGGAAACCCTGCGGAAATTGCTCTCAGCGGAGGAGGAGAATACGCCGTAACAGAGAAACAAATATCCAGTATAGAGGAAGAAATGGGTTTGGATAAATCTTATCCGGCCCAGTATCTTAGCTGGATAAGGGGCGTTCTTAAGGGTGACTGGGGAACCTCCTTTCGTACGAAAAAGCCGGTTCGTGACGAGCTTTTCAGCCGTTTTGGCATCACACTAAAGTTGGCTGTATGTGCCATTTTTCTTACGGTTGCCGTCGGGATTTCCCTAGGGATTCTCGGCGCAGCCCGAAGGGGCCGATTTATAGATAAGGCAGGGCAGGGGCTGAGCGTGCTTTTTTTATCCATTCCCAGCTTTTGGGCCGCGATTTTACTTATTCATATTTTTTCCGAACGGCTGCATCTGCTTCCCACCAGCGGACAGGACTCATGGAGGCACATGGTCCTGCCGGTTATCGCACTGTCCCTTAACACCACAGGAACCACAATTCGTCTGATGCGTTCCTCCATGTTGGGTGAGCTGGGGAAACAATATATCACAGCTGCCCGTGGAAAAGGGATTTCCGAACGAATTGTCTTTCTAAAGCATGCCCTGATCAATTCACTGGCTCCTGTGGTCACGCTTCTCGGCAATTACCTGGGCGGTATCCTCGGAGGTGTCGTTGTCGTAGAATCCGTGTTCGCGATCAACGGTATTGGAAAATTTGCATTGGATTCCATAGCCGTACGGGATTATCCTGCCCTGCAGGGCTATGTGCTCATCACAGGAACGGCCTTTGTCATCATCCACATGCTGGTGGATCTTATCTGTTACTTCCTGAATCCACAGATCCGTTTGGGAGAGGGGGAGACTGTATGA
- a CDS encoding ABC transporter substrate-binding protein: MKKRFVSKALSLLLVLMLLVSGCGTETSQRESTDAKESTAETVGETEDKSPNDEETIVLAGSRDPGRGTADPYFTNVNLYVWEPLIGESDDGEVEPRLATSWEMSEDGKEWTFHLKEGVVFSDGYPFNADAVLLNFDRYKKLGVVSSTFFAFDIDSVYPGLQSVDKVDDYTVKLTFENPVPTLPYTIINFGSGMFSPDCYDSETGEFKEYCVGTGPFVITDHVPDESLTLGRNERYYGDPAKAESIQIRVIPDHETRVAALRSGEIMGVYDNNAILPQSAKELEAEGGFTASAKISANIQYLNVNNRNFPFNDVRMRQAMSMIIDRETLLNSVYRGYGEITANVLSPLSVFYKEITPEYNPEKAKELASEVLNGQTPTVRLLTASTYKTDAELISSWLQELGLQVEIQVMESSAVSEALKNTDFDLSMGFKGMNNAEPETMLRGFLHSDGFMNNGFAMSGYSNEAVDGLLDQLNSTYVREDRVKLYDELQEISAKELPVIPLIAVTTLVVHSDKITGYDAMFTGVTLPETRWAD, from the coding sequence ATGAAAAAAAGGTTTGTATCAAAAGCTTTGTCACTGCTGCTCGTATTGATGTTGCTGGTATCAGGATGCGGGACTGAAACATCTCAGAGAGAAAGTACCGACGCAAAAGAAAGTACGGCTGAGACTGTCGGCGAAACCGAGGATAAGAGCCCCAATGACGAGGAAACAATCGTTCTGGCGGGATCCCGCGATCCGGGCAGGGGCACTGCCGATCCTTATTTTACCAATGTAAATCTTTATGTATGGGAGCCGCTGATCGGGGAATCCGATGACGGTGAAGTAGAACCCAGGCTTGCTACCAGCTGGGAGATGTCAGAAGACGGAAAAGAGTGGACATTTCATCTGAAGGAAGGCGTCGTTTTTTCCGACGGATATCCTTTTAATGCGGACGCGGTACTGCTTAATTTTGACCGATATAAAAAATTGGGAGTCGTATCCTCTACTTTCTTTGCATTCGACATTGATTCTGTATATCCCGGACTTCAGTCTGTAGATAAAGTAGATGACTATACAGTAAAGCTGACTTTTGAAAATCCGGTCCCCACACTTCCTTATACGATCATTAATTTCGGAAGCGGTATGTTCAGCCCGGATTGCTACGATTCTGAGACCGGCGAGTTCAAAGAATATTGTGTTGGCACAGGTCCCTTTGTCATCACGGACCATGTCCCGGATGAATCACTCACCCTCGGACGAAATGAACGTTACTACGGTGATCCTGCCAAAGCGGAGAGTATCCAGATCCGGGTCATCCCTGACCATGAAACACGGGTGGCAGCCCTCCGGTCCGGAGAGATCATGGGAGTATATGATAACAACGCGATTCTGCCTCAGTCTGCAAAGGAACTGGAAGCAGAAGGAGGATTTACTGCATCAGCAAAGATTTCCGCAAATATTCAGTATCTGAATGTGAATAACCGGAACTTTCCCTTTAATGATGTAAGAATGCGACAGGCTATGAGCATGATAATCGACCGTGAGACTTTGTTAAACAGTGTATACCGCGGCTATGGAGAAATTACTGCCAATGTGCTCAGCCCTCTTTCTGTATTTTATAAAGAGATCACACCCGAATACAACCCTGAAAAAGCAAAAGAATTGGCATCCGAGGTATTGAACGGACAGACTCCCACTGTACGGCTTTTGACTGCTTCCACCTATAAAACAGACGCAGAGCTGATCAGCTCCTGGCTTCAGGAACTGGGACTTCAGGTAGAAATCCAGGTAATGGAGTCTTCCGCTGTATCGGAAGCACTTAAAAATACAGATTTTGACCTTTCCATGGGATTCAAGGGAATGAACAATGCAGAACCAGAAACCATGCTGCGTGGCTTTTTGCATTCAGATGGTTTCATGAACAACGGATTTGCCATGAGCGGCTACAGCAATGAGGCAGTGGACGGGCTGCTGGATCAGCTGAACAGCACCTACGTAAGAGAAGACCGGGTCAAGTTATATGATGAACTTCAGGAAATCAGTGCAAAAGAGCTTCCGGTCATTCCATTGATAGCCGTGACTACCCTTGTTGTTCACAGCGACAAGATTACCGGCTATGACGCTATGTTCACCGGCGTCACGCTTCCAGAAACCAGATGGGCCGATTAA
- a CDS encoding cytidylate kinase-like family protein, with product MHGNLVITIGRECGSGGRFIGQKLAERLGVRCYDKELLALSAKNSGLCEEIFEHHDEKPTNSFLYSLVMDTYSMSYNPSNFVDMPLNQKVFLAQFDTIKRLAEQESCVIVGRCADYALAEYPNMVSVFTTAAYDDKVEYLKEHYHIEPSKIKDFITKTDKKRASYYNYYANKKWGSAKSYDLCINRSAVGFDGAVDVILNFVDVKKANKK from the coding sequence ATGCATGGAAATCTAGTGATTACCATCGGAAGAGAATGCGGAAGCGGCGGAAGATTCATCGGACAGAAGCTGGCAGAGCGCCTTGGAGTCAGATGTTACGATAAGGAATTGCTTGCATTATCCGCGAAAAACAGCGGGCTGTGTGAAGAAATCTTTGAACATCATGATGAAAAGCCCACCAACAGTTTTTTATATTCACTGGTTATGGATACTTATTCCATGAGCTATAATCCTTCCAATTTTGTGGATATGCCCTTGAACCAGAAGGTATTTCTTGCACAGTTTGATACTATCAAAAGGCTGGCAGAGCAGGAATCCTGTGTGATCGTAGGGCGCTGCGCCGATTATGCGCTTGCGGAATATCCGAATATGGTCTCCGTATTTACCACGGCAGCCTATGATGACAAGGTAGAGTACTTGAAAGAGCATTACCATATTGAGCCGTCCAAAATTAAGGATTTTATTACAAAGACCGATAAAAAACGCGCGTCTTATTATAATTATTATGCCAATAAAAAATGGGGGAGCGCGAAGAGCTACGACCTCTGCATCAACAGAAGCGCGGTGGGATTTGACGGGGCGGTGGATGTCATACTGAACTTCGTAGATGTCAAAAAAGCGAATAAGAAATAA
- a CDS encoding RluA family pseudouridine synthase: MTFFSYRTAEEDAGKRLDKFLSEKPEMPSRSYLKKLIEESWVQVDKKAVKGNYKVQAGNEIEVSVPEPKELEVEAEAMELNIVYEDDDLLIVDKPKGMVVHPAAGHESHTLVNGLLYHCQGKLSGINGVLRPGIVHRIDRDTTGLLLVCKNDFSHAAIAEQLRVHSINRRYHAIVHGEIREDGTVDVPIGRNPNDRMKMAINLKNGKEAVTHYHILEPLKKYTYIECRLETGRTHQIRVHMASIHHPLLGDTVYGPSKSPISLEGQTLHAKVLGFIHPRTGKYLEFEAPLPEYFERLLVKLHI; encoded by the coding sequence ATGACGTTTTTCTCTTACAGGACGGCTGAAGAGGACGCAGGAAAAAGACTGGATAAGTTTCTGTCTGAAAAACCGGAAATGCCCTCCAGAAGTTATTTAAAGAAACTGATTGAGGAATCCTGGGTCCAAGTTGATAAAAAAGCTGTAAAGGGCAATTACAAGGTTCAGGCGGGAAACGAAATCGAGGTATCCGTTCCGGAACCGAAGGAGCTGGAAGTAGAAGCAGAAGCGATGGAACTGAATATCGTCTATGAAGATGATGACCTGCTCATCGTTGACAAGCCGAAGGGCATGGTAGTACATCCTGCCGCAGGGCACGAATCACACACACTGGTCAACGGTCTTCTGTATCACTGCCAGGGCAAACTGTCCGGAATAAACGGAGTGCTCCGCCCCGGTATCGTCCACAGGATTGACCGGGATACAACTGGACTTCTGCTGGTTTGTAAAAATGATTTTTCCCATGCGGCCATTGCAGAACAGCTGAGGGTCCATTCTATCAACAGGCGCTATCATGCCATAGTCCATGGCGAGATCAGAGAAGACGGCACGGTGGACGTCCCCATTGGAAGGAATCCCAATGACCGGATGAAAATGGCGATAAACTTAAAGAATGGAAAAGAGGCGGTTACTCATTATCATATATTGGAGCCGCTTAAGAAATACACTTACATCGAATGTCGGCTGGAGACCGGCCGCACCCATCAGATCCGCGTCCATATGGCATCCATCCATCATCCACTGCTGGGCGATACGGTCTATGGACCTTCGAAATCTCCGATTTCTCTGGAGGGCCAGACACTTCACGCTAAAGTTCTCGGTTTTATTCATCCTAGGACAGGGAAATATCTGGAATTTGAGGCTCCATTACCGGAGTATTTTGAAAGATTATTGGTGAAATTGCATATATAA
- the lspA gene encoding signal peptidase II gives MEANQTKKRFFTVFCYLLGAVLLVGFDQWTKSLAVAHLKGQEAYPIIKGVFELSYLENRGMAWGLLSGQRYIFLAGSVLILFLIAYAFWRAPSTKRYLPARLVLTVLFAGAIGNLVDRLAQGYVVDFFSFTLINFPVFNVADCYVVAAGIAFVIFFLFYYKDEELAVFLPGKGKKKSTPDKKSGEDAQI, from the coding sequence ATGGAAGCAAACCAAACAAAAAAGCGGTTTTTTACGGTGTTCTGCTATCTTTTGGGAGCCGTTCTGCTCGTAGGATTCGATCAATGGACAAAGAGTCTGGCGGTGGCGCATCTGAAGGGGCAGGAAGCATATCCAATCATCAAGGGAGTCTTTGAACTTTCCTATCTGGAAAATCGGGGAATGGCATGGGGGCTTTTATCCGGCCAGCGGTATATCTTCCTGGCAGGGAGTGTTCTCATCCTTTTTCTCATTGCATATGCTTTCTGGAGAGCTCCTTCGACTAAGAGATACCTGCCGGCGCGTCTGGTTCTGACTGTGCTCTTTGCCGGAGCCATTGGAAATCTGGTGGACCGTCTGGCGCAGGGATATGTGGTGGACTTTTTTTCCTTTACCCTGATCAATTTTCCAGTATTTAATGTGGCGGACTGTTATGTGGTGGCTGCGGGGATAGCGTTCGTGATCTTTTTTCTGTTTTATTATAAAGATGAAGAACTCGCCGTCTTCCTTCCCGGAAAAGGGAAGAAGAAAAGCACACCGGACAAAAAAAGCGGAGAGGATGCGCAGATATGA
- the aroB gene encoding 3-dehydroquinate synthase, producing MTAEKKAQPEEIMVHQNGKPIYPIVLTDSFDSLLESAAKLNLSGRKVCIVTDSRVAKLYLEEIKNIFHKISAKTVYFVFPAGEPYKNLDTVKSLYEYLICHSFDRNDILVALGGGVTGDLTGFTAATYLRGIDFIQVPTTLLSQVDSSIGGKTGVDFDAYKNMVGAFYMPKLVYINVSVLKSLPEEQFASGMGEVIKHGCIRSGEYYHWLEANKEGIRQRKTGFMAEMVKGSCLIKRAVVEEDPKEKGIRALLNFGHTLGHAIEKEMGFTMSHGACVGAGCVAAAYLSERRGMLKPEEFKNLKELLVYFRLPVSVQDINVSKVLDAVKHDKKMDSGVIRFILLRSIGEAYIDKTVSAEEMVSAMDYLTKPRGE from the coding sequence ATGACAGCAGAAAAGAAAGCGCAGCCCGAGGAAATCATGGTACATCAGAATGGAAAACCCATATACCCGATCGTTTTAACGGATTCCTTTGACAGCCTCCTGGAATCGGCGGCAAAGCTTAACCTTTCCGGCAGAAAAGTATGTATTGTTACAGACAGCAGGGTGGCAAAGCTGTATTTGGAAGAAATAAAAAACATATTTCATAAAATATCCGCAAAAACAGTATACTTTGTTTTTCCGGCGGGAGAGCCCTATAAAAACCTGGATACCGTAAAAAGCCTCTATGAGTATCTGATCTGTCATTCCTTCGACCGGAACGATATCCTGGTGGCGCTGGGCGGCGGAGTGACAGGAGACCTGACAGGCTTCACGGCCGCCACCTATTTAAGAGGAATTGATTTTATCCAGGTGCCGACCACTCTCCTTTCTCAGGTGGACAGCAGCATCGGCGGCAAGACAGGCGTGGATTTCGATGCTTATAAAAATATGGTCGGAGCCTTTTATATGCCCAAGCTGGTTTATATCAACGTTTCGGTCTTAAAAAGCCTTCCGGAAGAACAATTTGCTTCTGGCATGGGCGAGGTCATCAAGCATGGCTGTATCCGATCTGGAGAATACTATCATTGGCTGGAAGCCAACAAAGAGGGAATACGGCAGAGAAAGACAGGTTTCATGGCAGAAATGGTGAAGGGAAGCTGTCTCATCAAACGTGCTGTCGTGGAAGAGGATCCGAAGGAAAAAGGGATTCGTGCCCTTCTGAATTTCGGGCATACCCTCGGACATGCCATTGAAAAGGAAATGGGATTTACGATGAGCCATGGTGCCTGTGTGGGAGCGGGATGTGTAGCGGCGGCTTATCTGTCCGAGCGGCGCGGTATGCTGAAGCCAGAGGAATTTAAAAATCTAAAGGAACTCCTCGTTTATTTCCGGCTTCCCGTTTCGGTACAGGACATCAATGTATCAAAAGTGCTGGACGCGGTAAAGCATGATAAAAAAATGGACTCCGGCGTCATCCGGTTTATATTGCTTCGGTCCATCGGGGAAGCCTACATTGACAAAACCGTCTCAGCGGAAGAAATGGTGTCAGCCATGGACTATCTGACAAAACCAAGAGGAGAATGA
- a CDS encoding YlmH family RNA-binding protein has product MDKEEQLFLHRLHDLADVCFQRGIPVYTDFLNLHEQTVFLSALPEFSHVRCYLDGGYETAERKIVCFLPVYGGFEEKPDREQLPMVPVRISSSAGKFTVPSSHRDYLGAVLSLGIERGKIGDLIVGDGFAYCLCAKNMSDFLMEELKSVRRNPVVCTRASFADLEENQSFTAVTGSIASLRMDALLGLLMKCSRSRASECLAEERVYLNGKLCVSQTAVPKTGDILSIRGVGKYIFDGILTSTKKGRQMVKLRKYD; this is encoded by the coding sequence ATGGATAAAGAAGAACAGTTATTTCTGCACCGTCTCCATGATTTGGCTGATGTGTGCTTTCAGCGGGGGATTCCCGTTTATACGGATTTTTTGAATTTACATGAGCAAACGGTTTTTCTGTCGGCGCTGCCGGAGTTTTCCCATGTCCGCTGTTATCTGGACGGCGGTTATGAGACAGCGGAGAGAAAGATTGTTTGCTTTCTTCCTGTCTATGGGGGATTTGAAGAAAAACCGGACAGAGAACAGCTTCCTATGGTTCCGGTACGGATTTCCTCTTCTGCGGGAAAATTTACAGTACCAAGCAGCCATCGGGATTATCTGGGAGCCGTGCTGAGCCTGGGAATTGAGCGGGGAAAGATTGGAGATCTCATCGTAGGGGATGGATTCGCGTACTGCCTTTGTGCGAAAAATATGTCTGATTTTCTGATGGAAGAATTGAAGTCCGTCAGACGCAATCCTGTGGTCTGCACCAGAGCCTCCTTTGCAGACTTGGAAGAAAACCAGAGTTTCACTGCCGTCACTGGATCCATCGCTTCCCTGAGGATGGATGCGCTGCTGGGGCTTCTTATGAAGTGTTCCCGCTCAAGAGCATCTGAATGTCTGGCAGAAGAGAGGGTGTATTTGAACGGAAAATTATGTGTTTCTCAGACGGCTGTGCCAAAAACAGGGGACATCCTTTCCATCAGGGGAGTGGGAAAATATATTTTCGACGGAATCCTCACTTCGACGAAAAAAGGACGCCAGATGGTGAAGCTGCGAAAATATGACTGA
- a CDS encoding cell division protein SepF: MSKFIDKFLDSMKLNDEDDYDYEDDYMYDEEEDDDYEEEQPKKSFFHREKRTAEEEPEMVDRKPAAAKSKPRTSNVVPMRAATRGGMEVCMVKPSSLGDAREICDTLLSGRAVVINMEGIPTETAQKIIDFTSGACYSMNGNMQKISNYIFIATPQTVELSGDFEDLMGSSSGLSD; this comes from the coding sequence ATGAGTAAGTTTATTGATAAATTTCTTGACTCCATGAAACTGAACGACGAAGACGATTACGACTACGAAGATGACTATATGTATGATGAGGAGGAAGACGACGATTACGAGGAGGAACAGCCGAAGAAAAGCTTCTTCCATCGTGAGAAACGAACTGCAGAGGAGGAACCGGAAATGGTGGATAGAAAGCCTGCGGCTGCAAAGTCTAAACCGAGGACAAGCAATGTAGTTCCCATGCGTGCCGCCACGAGAGGCGGGATGGAAGTCTGTATGGTAAAGCCCAGCAGTCTGGGAGATGCCCGCGAGATTTGTGATACGCTTTTGAGCGGACGTGCAGTTGTCATCAATATGGAGGGGATTCCCACGGAAACCGCGCAGAAGATCATTGATTTTACATCTGGCGCATGCTATTCCATGAATGGAAATATGCAGAAGATTTCCAATTACATATTCATTGCTACTCCTCAGACTGTGGAATTATCCGGTGATTTTGAAGATTTAATGGGCAGTTCTTCAGGTCTTTCAGACTGA